A region of the Mus caroli chromosome 7, CAROLI_EIJ_v1.1, whole genome shotgun sequence genome:
ttccaaaggttctgagttcaaatcccagcaaccacatggtggctcacaaccatccgtaacaaaatctgatggcctcttctggagtgtctgaagacagctacagtgtactcacatataataaatattaaaaaaaaaaaaaaagaaacaccataAGACATTGTTTCATTACAAATTACCTGGTTCTATGCCTTTTGCAATGGAGGGTTCTTCATTTTGTTCAAGACAGGTGAGTAGCTCTGGTTTTGATATTGAAAGACCTGTGtatttgaagaaacaaacaacacctttttaaaattatgataattAAAGCTGGCTTTCCCACACTGGGTTGTACCTAGTGCATAAGAGAAAACAGGATGGGAAATACACAAGTGAATTTCTAATTGTTATTTGCTGACAAGTATTTTAGACGTTCCTGAAATATATTTGagcttttgtatatatttattctcCTTTAAACCAACACATGAGCTTTCCGGTGGTGACGACCTCCCTATGAGAACATGCCTCTCACAAAGgatctccttcattcctttccagaagagaagaggaaacaaaagaaaaagcgcCTGGTGCAGAGCCCCAATTCCTACTCTATGGATGTGAAATGCCCAGGATGCTATAAAATCACCACGGTTTTTAGCCATGCACAAATGGGAGTCTTGTGTGTTGGCTGCTCCACTGTCCTCTGTCAGCCTACAGGTGGAAAAACAAGGTTGACAGAGGGATGCTTCTTCAGGAGTAGGCAGCACTGAAAGCCCCTGATTGAAGATGAGTGAGAACCTTCCCAATAAACACATTTTggatatacaaaaaaaaaaaaaaaaaacaaaaaacaaaaattaacacatGAAAAAACACAAATGTTAAAATCAACTTTTACAGTCAGATACACACATTATGTGCTACTAAATGTCAGATACATATAAATGCACTACTAAATTGAAGGATTTTACTAAATGTAAGCACAAGGTAGACTGGTTTCAAATGTTTGTATAAACAAGACAATCAGCACTGTCTAGGACAGACTGAGAGCTGAGACTCAGACAATGGACAGATACAAATAGTAAACACATTTGATAGACACTGTAGAATGAAGTAGAAATCCcaaaagaaaactattctcaCCCACAGAGACCAGGATGCTGTAGATCTCTAACATGACATCTCTATACAAAGTCCGCTGAGCAGAGTCCAGGCATTCCCACTCCTCCTGGGAGAATTCTATGGCCACGTCTTTGAAAGTTAACAGACCCtgaaatgaaaattaacattTCCTCTTATGTCTTATGTCCACTGGTTTAGTCATTACCAAGTGAATGAAATTAAGGTAACTACAAAATTTGTTCTGTTATCAGTAATCAATACACATTTTTCTAAAGTTATGATGTGAGACAGAGGACATTTTGACTTGTCTAGAAAAACCCTCAGGCCCTCAGATGAAAGTTCAGGAGCAGGAGCATCTCCTCAGTGATAAACAATCACCCACATCCTTCTCTGCAGCAGTTAGCATCTACATTCATCTGATACCACAAGGTTTGTAAATACTTCAGGCCATGCATTCCTGGAGAGAAATAATGATCAAGAAAGAAGAGACGGAGAAACAAGTGGCTGCACACAGTTGACAATATTTAAAGGGTTAATATTTGGAATTATCAGAATAATGAAAAGGACAAAGAGAGGACAACGATAATAATAGGACCCACGTTAGTCCTATCTTTAGGGAGTTGGAGGACCTGGTGACCACCCATCTCTGTTATCTCCTGGAGCCTTCTTCAGATGGGTGTGGTGGGTCCATAGGATGATACTGACGACCTTCACTGCTGTAGAGGTGGTGAGGACCACAGGTTATGGGCTTTTCTGTGCTGGCTCCAGGTTGGGATCATCTTCACCCACATAAGGACATCAGGATGGAAGTGTGGACAAGCTCAGACATGGGTAAGGGCACAGCATCTTGAAACATCTGTTTAGTGTCTATAAGGAATTGAGAAAATGGTTAGTAATTTCTACCTCCTGAACTTCTCTACATGGGGCACACCTGGCCTTTAATTGGACAAAAGGGAGGAAGCTGGTCTAATTGTTACCAGCCTAAAGGAAATACTCAGTTTATCCAGGACTTGGGACAAAAATTATCTTAATATTGCACATTCCTGGGTCTATTCTATATTTAAAGGCTGTAGCACCTCTATCTCCCTACGACTACACCCGCAGACTGGAAAGCAGGGACCAAAACTGACTTCACTTGATACCCTGTGCCTCAGCAGACAGGCAGAAACCATGAATGCCTGCAGAGAGATAAAATTAAGTTCTTCCTTTCCTACACTGAGGTGGCTTCTTCTTCCAGCAGATGATGGGGGATGTCTCTCTATACCTGGCAAAGTGGCTGCATGACCAGCTTTAACCTAACACAGGCTTGGTGGCATTTAAAATGGACACTGAGCACTGTCCAGCAGAAGCCTTAGTGACCCTTCCCTCATTTATTATTTGTCTGAGAtgcttaattaaaacaaaatcaatttctCTACTTGGCCAGAAACTGTAGGCTAGCCATATAACACCCACTCCAATCCCAGACCTTAACTGATGCCACAGTGGAAACACCCTCCTGGCCTTTAAACACAACACAAAcgcagcaccacctgccaaaaacaaatgcaaagacctaatccatcaaagtccttAGTTCTGGGAAAGACTAAATGTAACTTTCATTTTTGGCGTGTGTAGTGAGTTCTGCTTCTGTTTAACtattcttgctaactgaagtgTCAACAAAGGATGTGGCTTTGTGCTTAGAAGCTCACCCTGAAAAAGGGTCAGGAATACACTTGGATCCAAAATACTCAGTGGAGTCATCAGATGTTAATAGATGCTttctactgtcttttttttttggttttaggtttttggtttttttgagacagggtttctctgtatagccctggctgtcctggaactcactttgtagaccaggctggcctcgaactcagaaatccacctgcctcccaagtgctggggttaaaggcgtgagccaccacgcccggcccgacTTTCTACTGTCTTAATCCATATCACAGGAGACTTCTCTGGTGAACACTACACAACAGATCAGCTAAAGGTAATTCTCACACTGGTAATGGGACCTAGATGCCTTGGGACtagaagcctacttgatcaaggTGGGTGATGTGTTTGATGTGTCCCTGAATTtgttttgtgagtattttattgaatatttttatatcaatgttcataaggaaaattggcctGCAGTTCCCTTTCCTTGTGGAGTCTTTTTGTGGTTTgagtatcagggtgactgtggcctcagaAAAAGTTTGGCAATATTCCGTCTGTTTCTTTTGTAGAATAGTTTCAGGAATATAGGTACTAGCTCTTCTTAAAAAGTGTGGTAGAAATCCGCACTAAAACCTTCTATCCCTGGGCTTTTGGGTTTCAAGACTTTTGAAGGCTGCTTTTATTGACTTAGGAGTTATAAGATTgtatagtttacctgatcttggtttaactttggtaagtggtagcTATCTAGAAAATCaccatttcttttagattccccaattttgtggagtacaagcTTTTGAAAGACAAGACatggctgctcactctctccctatataTTCACCATAGTACTTGAAGCTCTAGCTAGAGCaacaagacaactaaaggagatcaagggaatacaaaatggaaagaaagaaatcaaagtatcactattcatAGATGATATCGTAGTATACGTGAGCGACTccaaaaattcaaccagaaaactcctacacttgataaacaccttcagcaaagtggttggatacaaaattaaatcaaaaaaCTCAATAGCTCTCCCgtatataaataatagataggctgagaaagaagttacgGAAACTACACCCCTTacaatagccaaaaataatataaattatcttggtgtaactctaaccaagcaactgaaagacctgtatgacaagaccttcaagtctctgaaggaagaaattaaagaaaatatctgaacaCAGAAAGAATATGCCATGCCACACCCCCtggccttcctcttccctcttcagtGTGCCCCGGCACTAAACTTAAGCCAACACACCCTGCTCAACCATAGGCCATGCCTGACACATGTCCAGGTAGGTTGACCATAAACTTTATCCATCCCATTTCCCCAAACCTAATAATCCTCACTGTCACTCCTAGTACTATAACAAATCATTGCCCCGGGCTCCTCTTCCCCCAGCCTCCAACAAAAACAATCACTCCCAATGAACACAGCAGCTGAACAGGCCAATAAAACAGGCAACACAAAGCAATGCACTCTTTGCAGACAGgagacagaaaccaagaaacaataCACCttcccaacaaaaacaaacccagaaatcagAACCTTGACCCATAAACACCCCCAAACCAGATGCTAGCTTAAGAACACAATCAGTAACAGCCAGGGCAATGTATCTCTACCAAAGCttggaaaaagaaaccaaacagaaGCCATTTTGGATAAAACTTCCATTTTTGAATATGGGTGAAATAatgtttaagttcccaagacctcccgtggtaactgacatcctgcttgacaggattaaagatgtgtgtgcatAACTGACATCCTGGGTGGCAAGTTGAGACAAGAATGCTAGGGAAATCACCTTGCCACAATTGAATAAACCAAACAACAGAAATATGGTAAGCGTACCACAGAGATATGTTCCTAAGGAAGTCCCCTATCCCTAAATGCTGACTGGAGGACTGCAATTTGACACAGATGTTTGTGATTTTCAAGCTTAAAAGCTCTGTAACATTCTGGCTTGAAGTCCCAATGCAGCTCCCGAGTCTGTTCTGCGCATTGATGACTCAGTTGTAGTTTGATTACAATAAATTTGTCAtctgcgggctggagagatggcttagcggttaagagcatcaactgctcttcccaaggtcgtgagttcaaaatcccagcaaccacatgatggctcacaaccatctgtaatgagatctgatgccctcttctgaggtgtctaaagacagcaacagcaaGTGAGTCACAgcgagaagaaaaagtgtctgaagacagtgtacttacatataataaataaatcttaaaaaaaattgtcatctGCATTGACCTGGTATTTTGAGGCGTGCTGGACCTATCTAATCAGACCCCATAACAAGCCCAGAGATCCTACCACGACAGGCCCTGAATATTTCAACatagctgaaacacaagaaaaagatcTGAAAACCAAGGATAAGAACATAATGCAgctccttaaagaggaaataaataaatcccttaaagaaatccaggaaaacacaattggaggaaatgaataaattgcAATGCCCTAAATTAACCTGTAAGCACCTCCCACTCAAGTACCAAGTAACATCATgggatgctgggagttgtagttctcaAAAAACAAGTCTCATGGGAAAATATGGTGACCACATGGTATTTTCCATAAAAGCCCCTACAACAGATGTCTTGGGGCTATTCAGCTGGGTAATAAAGAGAGTGGTCCTGACCAAAGTTCATCTTGTTCAGCATTTAATAAAGCTTCTTCAATAGGAACTGCTCCACTGAGGTAGGGATCCAGCTCAtatgcagacatcaaacccagacactattgctgatgccaaaaagtgcttgctgataggaacctgatatagctgtctcctgagaggctctgccagagcctgactaatacagatgtgcATGCTCACACCCAACAATCAGACTGAACACGGGGGGtgccaatgaaggagttaggggaaggacacaagaagctgaaggggtttgcagtcctataggaagaacaatatcaaccaaccaaacccccagagctcccaggtactaaaccaccaaccaaagagtacacatggagagacctatggctccagctccatatgtaacagaagatggccttatctgcaATAGGAGGGGAGatccttgttcctgtgaaggctcgatgccccagtgtagggaaatgctagggtggtgaggcagtaatgggtgggtggataggggagcaccctcatagaagcaaggggagataggataggataggggggttgtggaagggaaacagggaaatgggataacatttgaaatgtaaataaataaaatagccagttaaaataatacaaaatacatacataaatatataaagcttcttcaaatttggctcaaaattgtggAACTGGGTTTTCTCTGGCAAACAATCTCAGCTTTAACATTATCCCTTAATGAAAGTCAGGTGGAGGGCTGGAGCACAAATAAAAGAATTCaatacaagaaaatagaaatagaatcaataaagaaaacaaaacctgcgTGAATTctggaatagaaaaaaatcaggaatgcAAACAAGAATGACAGAGGCAatcttcaccaacagaatacaagaaatggaagagagaatctcaggcattaaAGATACTATAGATCAAATGGATCCATCAATTAAAGCAAATGTTATccctgacacaaaatatccaggatatCTGGGACACTATGCAAAGACCAAACCCAAGaataatagagaaaagaaaagaatcccagTTCAAAGGCTcaggaaattttttttatatactttttattgattctttgtaaattttacatCAGTTACCCCAATCCCACTTATTTCCCTGTCCCTTCAAATACAACCCTCTTCCCTTACAACCTCCCATCcaaaagcaaatacaaaataaaaaacaaaaggatacaaaaacatctcattgtggaagttACAGTGTGTCACAGTATGCTACATGGAATACCCTTTTGTCTACACAGCTGTACTTTCACATATTCATTGctacaaattaacaaaaccacAGAACAGAAGTTTCCTAGCCTAAAGTAGATGCCTATAATATTGCAAAAGgcatacagaacatcaaatagattgaaccagaaaagaaaaataatcttgcCATATAACAATCAAACACTAAACATACATAATGAAGcaagaatattaaaaggaaagctgcaaaggaaaatgACCGAgtggtaacatataaaggcagacctattcaaattatacccaacttctcaacagatTCTAAAAGTCACAAGGTGGATACAGTCATCCAGACAACACCAGCATAGAGAAATACTTGAACTAATGGATTTCATAAACCAAATGGCCATAATAACACACATTTATAGCACATTccacccaaacataaaagaacaTAACTTCCTCTTGGCACTTCActgaactttctccaaaattaaccacatACTCGGGTACAAAGATTTTagaatacaagaaaattgaaatactcCTGCATCCTATCATACCACCATGAATtaaaagttggggggggggggaagagtaaCAGCAGAAAGCTTACTAACTCATGGAAACTggacaactctctactgaattaAAAAATGGGTTAGGGGTATTTTGATTGTAAGCCTAACCTTTTAATgcctgagacatctctctggatttctctggaaagaagaaatagaatagattttgcaggtAGGCTGGGGATGGGTGGGGATGAGAACAGGTGGGATTAAGTATGGGCAgagtgatggagggagagagtacatGGAGACTACTAAAAGTGGGGGGCACATTTTGGAGGTGAGATAGATACCTAATGCTATGAAAATTCCCTAGAATCTATGAGGGTAACCCTAGCAAAGACTCTTGTAGTGGGGCATATGGAGCATTAAGGAGACATCTTCTGTAACCAAGAGAGTCTACCAGGGATGGGACTGGGATACCAATCCAGACAAAAAGCTTTCAACTCACAATCCttcctgcttacaagatgtgctggggcactGCACTAAACTTGTGGGGGTGGCCAATGACTGCTCTATCTTGAGGCTCATGCCACAAGAGGAAGCCCATGTCAGACACTTCCTGGATAGCTAGCAACTAGGCAGTGGAGAGCCCAGAGATCTAGGATAAAGTCAAACacaacttgaaaaagaaaatcaaaatcaatgaaacaattattaataaaattctgctatactcatagatcagtgcaaAGGTCAAATTTCATCAAAGATGTTTCCTCCAACAGCTGATGGAAGCAGAGGCTgacacccacagtcaaaaattAGGCAATATttagggaaccctgtggaagagggggagaaagaattGTAAGagctagggggctggagagatggctcagtgattaagagtaccaactgttcttccaaaggtcctgagttcaaattccagcaagcacatggtggatcacaaccatctgtaatgagatctgatgccctcttctggcgtgcctgaaaacagctacagtgtacttatgtataacaaataaatctttgggccagagccagCAGGGATTGAGCAAGtggagttgactggagcaagcagaggtcctaaaaattcaattcccaacaaccacataaaggcttacaaccatcagtttagctacagtgtacccatatacataaaataaataaataaattttaaaaagaagaattataagagctaaaggggttggggacaccaagagaacaggcccacagaatcaactaacctaggctAATAGG
Encoded here:
- the LOC110298496 gene encoding 40S ribosomal protein S27-like; translated protein: MPLTKDLLHSFPEEKRKQKKKRLVQSPNSYSMDVKCPGCYKITTVFSHAQMGVLCVGCSTVLCQPTGGKTRLTEGCFFRSRQH